The following are from one region of the Phormidium sp. PBR-2020 genome:
- the hetZ gene encoding heterocyst differentiation protein HetZ, producing MVSSVPPQDSMTDLLVQWLTQQLEAGTRASLQHCQTVAERVAEEVNRTCEYSRRIQRSGDVLDAAYHLAQHRLQKILQYYRRGSEGGRLELHSTLSAIVYRYITPPNIQSSYGARLQLIEDFLQGFYLETLNALRREAQLPPTYSPRSLLELAEYLAFTERYGKRRIHLNRGRSQQLVILRAQTFAQQQPLELSVDLQQASDGKPNEGGSSWGDASLSQVRDRIVDRAQDPTDDLLRKRIIQELITYLDENNQSACADYFVLRLEDLPTSEIEAILGLDPRQRDYLQQRFRYHLIRFALSHRWELVHQWLDADLDHNLGMTGAEWENFLSCCNSLERELLNSKRRGDSDEEITQQLGLSPAQLQRRWFMLLKRAWEHRND from the coding sequence ATGGTTAGTTCAGTCCCCCCCCAAGATTCCATGACAGATTTGCTTGTGCAATGGTTAACTCAACAACTCGAAGCGGGAACCCGCGCCAGTCTCCAACATTGTCAAACCGTTGCCGAACGAGTCGCCGAGGAAGTCAACCGCACCTGTGAATATAGTCGAAGGATTCAACGTTCAGGTGATGTCCTCGATGCGGCCTATCATTTGGCCCAACATCGTCTACAAAAGATTCTCCAGTATTATCGCCGGGGTTCAGAAGGGGGGCGTTTGGAGTTACATAGTACCCTCAGCGCCATTGTCTATCGCTATATCACACCCCCCAACATCCAGTCGAGTTATGGGGCCCGGTTGCAACTGATCGAGGATTTTTTGCAAGGCTTTTACCTCGAAACCCTCAATGCGCTGCGTCGTGAGGCTCAACTTCCCCCCACCTACTCGCCGCGATCGCTCCTCGAATTAGCGGAATATTTGGCCTTCACCGAACGCTATGGCAAACGGCGCATTCATCTCAATCGTGGTCGCAGTCAGCAGCTTGTCATTTTGCGGGCCCAAACCTTTGCCCAACAGCAACCCCTAGAACTCTCCGTGGATTTACAACAGGCCAGTGACGGCAAACCCAACGAAGGGGGCAGTAGTTGGGGAGATGCGTCGTTATCTCAGGTGCGCGATCGCATCGTCGATCGCGCCCAAGATCCCACGGATGATCTGCTACGCAAGCGCATCATCCAAGAACTCATCACCTATCTCGACGAGAATAACCAAAGTGCTTGTGCGGACTACTTTGTGCTGCGCCTCGAAGACTTGCCCACCTCGGAAATTGAGGCCATCCTAGGATTAGACCCTCGCCAGCGGGACTATTTACAACAGCGGTTTAGGTACCACCTGATCCGCTTTGCCCTCTCCCACCGTTGGGAGTTAGTCCATCAATGGTTAGATGCGGATCTCGACCATAATCTGGGCATGACCGGTGCTGAATGGGAGAATTTTCTCAGTTGCTGTAACTCCCTGGAGCGAGAGTTACTCAACTCTAAACGTCGAGGGGACTCAGACGAAGAGATTACCCAACAGTTAGGACTGAGTCCAGCACAACTCCAACGGCGTTGGTTCATGCTTCTCAAGCGAGCCTGGGAGCATCGCAATGATTAA
- a CDS encoding 2OG-Fe(II) oxygenase, translating into MTAPPHSSSPQPTAQRVGHLDQRFQNLVDQSLTTLEELLKDKSLTPLERGKLALDVLALAQQSPEAPELSRLHSIGYSLKGTSELNEPSEPGYLDEVVCFDDFLSPEENENALAIALEQQEKFVPSSTTSKADNYRQSCILYATHFPQFYHQLKHKILVALPEVWTSLNHSPFPVTQVEMQLTVHSDGCYYKVHNDSGSPETITRELTYVYYVHSEPAQFSGGELRLYQTDPHDGRLLDRKRFKTVTPQNNRLVLFNSRCQHEVMPVRCSSKAFETSRFTFNGWLRR; encoded by the coding sequence ATGACCGCTCCTCCTCACTCTAGTTCCCCTCAACCCACCGCGCAGAGGGTGGGTCATCTCGATCAGCGGTTTCAGAACTTGGTCGACCAATCCCTAACCACCCTCGAAGAACTGCTTAAGGATAAGAGTCTAACTCCCTTAGAACGGGGCAAACTCGCCTTAGATGTCTTAGCTTTAGCCCAACAGTCTCCAGAAGCGCCCGAGTTGTCTCGCCTCCACTCCATCGGTTACTCCCTCAAGGGAACTTCAGAGCTTAACGAACCCTCAGAACCGGGTTATCTCGATGAGGTGGTCTGTTTCGATGACTTCTTATCCCCTGAGGAGAACGAGAACGCCTTAGCCATTGCCCTAGAGCAACAAGAGAAGTTTGTCCCCTCCAGCACCACCAGCAAAGCCGATAACTATCGTCAGTCCTGTATCCTCTACGCCACCCACTTCCCCCAGTTTTACCACCAACTCAAACATAAAATTCTCGTGGCTTTACCGGAGGTTTGGACATCACTCAACCATTCTCCCTTCCCGGTGACCCAAGTAGAAATGCAGCTCACCGTCCATAGCGATGGCTGCTATTACAAAGTCCATAATGACTCCGGGAGTCCCGAAACGATTACCCGGGAACTAACCTATGTGTATTATGTGCATTCGGAACCGGCACAGTTTTCGGGGGGAGAACTGCGCTTATACCAAACTGACCCCCATGACGGACGACTGCTCGATCGCAAGCGCTTCAAAACGGTGACACCACAGAACAATCGTCTGGTTCTATTCAATAGTCGCTGTCAACATGAAGTGATGCCCGTTCGCTGTTCTTCCAAGGCGTTCGAGACCAGTCGCTTCACCTTTAATGGCTGGCTGCGACGATAA